DNA from Kitasatospora acidiphila:
CTGGCGCCCAGGTCCGTTCCACCGGGCGCTGACCGCGCTGCCGGTGCGGTTCCCGCCGGCCACCATGACCACCCCGCACCTGGCACCCGCAGTCCTCACCCCTGTTGTCCCCGTTCCCGCAGTCCCCGGATCCGTTCTCCCCGGATCCGCTGATGCCTCAGGAGGCCGTACATGGAACCCGACCGCTGCCCCTTCCGGCTCGACACCAGCGGTACCGACATCCACGGCGAGGCCCGGCGGATCCACCAGGACCGGCCGGTGGCCCAGGTGGAGCTCCCTGGTGGCGTGGTGGCGTGGTCGGTAGGCAGCCTGCAGATGATCAAGCAGCTGCTGGCCGACCCCAATGTGTCCAAGAGCGCCCGGCTGCACTGGACCGCCTTCCGCGACGGTGAGATCGCCGAGGACTGGCCGCTGCGCATCTGGGTCGACACCGACAACATGTTCACCGCCTACGGCAAGGAGCACCGCCGGCTGCGCCGCCTGGTGGCCGGTGCGTTCACCGCGCGCCGCACCGAGGCGATGCGCCCGCGGATCGAGGCGCTGACCGCCGAGCTGCTGGACGGGCTGGCCAAGGCCGCCCCCGGCGAGGCCGTGGACCTGCGCGAGGGCTACGCCTATCCGGTGCCGATCCAGGTGATCTGCGAGCTGTTCGGGGTGCCGGAGCACCTGCACCCGGGTCTGCGCGAGTGCGTGGACAAGTTCTTCGACACCACCATCACGCCCGAGGCCGCGGTGGCCAACCACACCCGCGTCTTCGAGCTGCTGGCCGAGTTGGTCGCGATCAAGCGCGAGCAGCCGGGTGACGACCTGACCAGCGTGCTGATCGCGGCCCGGGACGACGAGGAGGGCGGCGACGGCAGCTCGCTCACCGAGCAGGAGCTGCTGTTCACCCTGCTGCTGGTGCTCGGCGCCGGGCACGAGACCACCGTCAACCTGCTGGACAACGCGATCCACCTGCTGCTCACCCACCCCGACCAGCTGGAGCTGGTGCGCACCGGGCAGGCGGGCTGGAACGACGTGATCGAGGAGACCCTGCGGGTGCGCGGGCCGGTCGCCAACCTGCCGCTGCGCTACGCGGTGCAGGACATCCAGGCGGGCGACGTGCTGATCCGCCAGGGCGAGCCGATCGTCGCCGCCTATGCCGCCGCGGGCCGGGACGAGTCGGTGCACGCCGACGCGGACGTCTTCGACCTGCGCCGCGCCGACAAGGACCACGTGGCCTTCGGCCATGGCGCGCACTTCTGCCTGGGCGCGCCGCTGGCCCGGCTGGAGGCGCAGGTGGCGCTGCCCGCGCTGTTCGAGCGGTTCCCGGACATGGCGCTGGCCCCGGACGCGGACCTGACGCCGGTGGAGTCGTTCATCTCCAACGGGCACCGGCACCTCTCGGTGGTGCTGACCCCGGCGAAGTGACGCCACGCGAAGGGTGCCTGACGGCTCGTCAGGCACTCTTCGCGTTCACAGCGGGTGGTTCAGCCGATGCCGTGGTCGCGCAGCGGGCCCACCGTCAGCCCTGCTCCGCGCACCGCTCCAGCAGCCGGGGCAGCGCGCCCAGGGTGGAGCGCCAGGCCTGCGGCGCCGAGGTGCAGTCGGAGTCGTGCAGCAGCAGCGTCGCCCCGGCGAGCGAGCCCCGGGTGATGGTGCGCAGCACCGAGTCGGGGGTGGCTTTGGCGGTCCAGTCCTGGCCCAGTGGGTCCAGAGCACCGGGCGCAGGTTGTTGCGCCGCGCCGCGTACAGCGCCGAGGTGTTGAGCACGCCGTAGGGCGGGCGGTACCAGCGCGGCTCCTGGCCGGTGACCGAGCCGATCAGCTCCTTGGCGCGGGTGACGTCGTTCAGGGTGGCGCGCGGGCCGCGGATCAGCAGCGGGCGGTGCGCCCAACCGTGCACCGCGACCTCGTGTCCGGCGTCGACCAGCTCGCGGCCCAACTCGGGGTCCTTGCTGAGCATCTGGCCGAGCAGGAAGAAGGTGGCCTTGGTGCCGGTCTTCTCCAGCTCCTTGAGGAAGAGCGGGGTGGAGGCGCGGTCCGGGCCGTCGTCGAAGGTGAGCGCGACGTGGCGCGGGTTGCCGGGGCCGCTCAACTTCGGTGCCAGCAGCGGCCGCAGCGGGCCGAGCGAGGTGAGCGCGGGCAGGCTGTGGCCGACCGCCAGGGCGCCGGCGGTCAGGGCCAGGGTGCGGGTCGTGGTCGTCACGAGGCCACCTTCAGGATCGGTGCGGACACGTCGCCGGCCATCGCGGCGACCACCCGCTCGGCGCTGGGCGCGGTCCGCTGGCGCGGGATCGCGGGCCGGGCCAGCGCCTCGGCCAGGGCGGCGCCGAGCTGCTTCTCGTCGCGTATCCAGACCGCGAGTCCGGCCTCGTCCAGTGCGGCCGCGTTGGTCACCCCGTGGCCCGGCAGGCAACGGTAGCTGACCACGGGCAGACCGCTGGCCATCGCCTCCAGCGAGGTGAGCCCGCCGGCGTTCTGCACCACCACGTCGCTGGCCCGCAGCAGGGCGGGCATGTCGTCCACCCAGCCGAGCGCGACGCCGGTGCCGCTGGCGACGAGCTTCTCCCGCAGCGCGGTGTTGTGCCCGCAGACGGTGACCGGCACGGCCACCCCGGCGGCGGCTATCTCCTTGGCGGTCTGCTCGACCTCTCCGACGCCCCAGGAGCCGGCGGTGATCAGCGCTACCGGCTGGTCCGCGGGCAGCCCGAACCGGGCGCGCTCGCGGGCCCGTTCGGCGGCCGAGCGGGCCGGGCGGAAGGCCGGGCCGACCAGCGGCTGGCAGATCTCGATGTCCTTGGCGCCGTGCCGGGCGGCCTGGGCGGCCGCGACCGGGTCCAGCGCCAGGTGCAGGTCGACGCCGTCCGCCACCCACAGCGGGTGCACCGACATGTCGGTGAGGAAGGTGGTCACCGGCACGTCCAGCTCGCCGCGGCGGCGCAGCCGGCCGAGCGCCTGGCTGGCCAGCGGGTAGGTGGAGACCACGGCGGCGACGTCCTTGCCGATCAGCTGCCTGGTTCTGCGGGCCGCGGCCTTCGCGAACAGCGAGCTGACCATGCCCGACGAGGACTGGTTCTTCTCCAGGCCGCTCAGCAGCCAGCCCCAGGCCCACGGAGCGACCTTCAGCTCCAGCGCGTAGCTGGCGCGCAGCAGCCGACCGCAGCCCGGCGGCAGCAGGTCGAGGAAGTCGTGGCACTGGGCGTCGAAGCCGGCCGCCTTCAGGCGGCGCACCAGCTCCCGGGCGGCGCCGTCGTGCCCCGCCCCCACGCTCGCGGACACGACGGTGATCCGGCGCGGCTGACTCGACCGCATCAGGCTCCTTCCCAGGCGGGCCCGGCCACCCGCCGACAGCGGAGCCGCACCCGCGACTCGCTGCGTCATACGGATGTACTGGGACCCCCTGCCTGGGCTGCCCGGCCGAACCACGGGCCGGGCGGACCGGCCCCGAGATCCCTTTCGGAGCCGGCCCGAGTCGGTCGGGCCGGTCAGGCCGTGACGGTAGGCCGCCCAGCGGGAGTCCGGGTGGATGGCGGCCGGACACCGGGTGTCCGCCCTCCGACAGCTCGGCCAACTCCTGGGCGAATTGCCCGGTTTGCCCCACCCTGTCGGTGTTGACCGAGGCCTCCGCCGGCACTCGAACCAACCCATCGCATCGAACTGCTGCGCCACAGCATGCGACGGTCTACCTGAAGCCAGCCTGAAGCTAGCTGAAGGGGTCTTCAGCAAATCGTTAAGTCGGCCTGGAATCCTGGTGGCATGCGGGTACTGGTGGTGGAGGACGAGCGGCGGCTGGCCGCGGCGCTGCAGCGCGGGCTGCAGGCCGAGGGGATGACGGTCGATGTGGCGCACGACGGCCCGCAGGGCCTGTGGCTGGCGGGCGAGCACGACTACGACGTGATCGTGCTGGACATCATGCTCCCCGGCGTGAACGGCTACCGGGTCTGCGCCCGCCTCCGGGCCGCCGGCAACGAGGCCGGGATCCTGATGCTCACCGCGAAGGACGGCGAGTACGACGAGGCGGAGGCACTGGACACCGGCGCCGACGACTTCCTCTCCAAGCCGTTCTCCTTCGTGGTACTGGTGGCCCGGCTGCGCGCCCTGGCCCGGCGCACCGGCCGCCGTCGCCCGCAGAGCCTGGAGTTCGGCGACCTGCTGCTGGACCCGGCCCGGCACACCTGCACCCGGGGCGGCACCCCGATCCGGCTGACCGCCCGCGAGTTCGCGGTGCTGGAGTACCTGGCCCGGCGGGCCGGCGAGGTGGTGCCCAAGCGGGAGATCCTGGAGCAGGTCTGGGACAGCGCCTTCGAGGGCGACCCCAATGTGGTGGAGGTGCACATCAGCGCGGTCCGCCGCAAGATCGACGCGCCGTTCGGCCGCAGTGCGCTGGAGACCGTGCGCGGTGCCGGCTACCGGCTGGCGGCCGACGGTGGCTGACCGCCCGGTGCGGCGGCTCGGCACCACCACGGGCACGGCCAACGCACTGCCGCCGCGCCGCCGCGGGCTGGCCAGGCTGCGACCGCTGACCGTGCGGGCCCGGGCCACCCTGGGCGCCTGCGCGGTGGTGGCGATCGCGCTGGCCGTCGCCTCGATGGCGCTGGTGGGCCTGCTCGACGCCAACCTGCTGCACAACGCCGAGGCC
Protein-coding regions in this window:
- a CDS encoding cytochrome P450 family protein; this encodes MHGEARRIHQDRPVAQVELPGGVVAWSVGSLQMIKQLLADPNVSKSARLHWTAFRDGEIAEDWPLRIWVDTDNMFTAYGKEHRRLRRLVAGAFTARRTEAMRPRIEALTAELLDGLAKAAPGEAVDLREGYAYPVPIQVICELFGVPEHLHPGLRECVDKFFDTTITPEAAVANHTRVFELLAELVAIKREQPGDDLTSVLIAARDDEEGGDGSSLTEQELLFTLLLVLGAGHETTVNLLDNAIHLLLTHPDQLELVRTGQAGWNDVIEETLRVRGPVANLPLRYAVQDIQAGDVLIRQGEPIVAAYAAAGRDESVHADADVFDLRRADKDHVAFGHGAHFCLGAPLARLEAQVALPALFERFPDMALAPDADLTPVESFISNGHRHLSVVLTPAK
- a CDS encoding polysaccharide deacetylase family protein, with product MTTTTRTLALTAGALAVGHSLPALTSLGPLRPLLAPKLSGPGNPRHVALTFDDGPDRASTPLFLKELEKTGTKATFFLLGQMLSKDPELGRELVDAGHEVAVHGWAHRPLLIRGPRATLNDVTRAKELIGSVTGQEPRWYRPPYGVLNTSALYAARRNNLRPVLWTHWARTGPPKPPPTRCCAPSPGARSPGRRCCCTTPTAPRRRRPGAPPWARCPGCWSGARSRADGGPAARPRHRLNHPL
- a CDS encoding MGDG synthase family glycosyltransferase produces the protein MRSSQPRRITVVSASVGAGHDGAARELVRRLKAAGFDAQCHDFLDLLPPGCGRLLRASYALELKVAPWAWGWLLSGLEKNQSSSGMVSSLFAKAAARRTRQLIGKDVAAVVSTYPLASQALGRLRRRGELDVPVTTFLTDMSVHPLWVADGVDLHLALDPVAAAQAARHGAKDIEICQPLVGPAFRPARSAAERARERARFGLPADQPVALITAGSWGVGEVEQTAKEIAAAGVAVPVTVCGHNTALREKLVASGTGVALGWVDDMPALLRASDVVVQNAGGLTSLEAMASGLPVVSYRCLPGHGVTNAAALDEAGLAVWIRDEKQLGAALAEALARPAIPRQRTAPSAERVVAAMAGDVSAPILKVAS
- a CDS encoding response regulator transcription factor gives rise to the protein MRVLVVEDERRLAAALQRGLQAEGMTVDVAHDGPQGLWLAGEHDYDVIVLDIMLPGVNGYRVCARLRAAGNEAGILMLTAKDGEYDEAEALDTGADDFLSKPFSFVVLVARLRALARRTGRRRPQSLEFGDLLLDPARHTCTRGGTPIRLTAREFAVLEYLARRAGEVVPKREILEQVWDSAFEGDPNVVEVHISAVRRKIDAPFGRSALETVRGAGYRLAADGG